Part of the Periophthalmus magnuspinnatus isolate fPerMag1 chromosome 18, fPerMag1.2.pri, whole genome shotgun sequence genome is shown below.
ATCACAACTTTTAAGGGTAAATGTTTCTCTCTGCCATTTAAAACCACAAACCACATTTTCATTACCTCATTCAagatatttatttgattagttCTTCGAAATTATTATGTTGGTTCAACTTTTTGTTCTAGAGTTGTGTGTGGCctgttttatactttttgtttcactaaaggtattctttatttttaatacaatcattacattacataacattaaaatattgtagttttttattgtagatagatatatagatataaataataaaatacaaaaaagaacattttctcATTTGATTGATTTTGCCCCATGCATTTAATTTTCTGTAGTTATTAATCATACAAATAGTGAAATTAGAAGACTTCAAGTCACAAAGCTGATTCTTACTTGGCCTAGAGAGGAGTCTCCTCCTCCTtggttccatggaaatgttacttcTTTGGCAATAATATTCCATAGCATGACATAAAAGTATGGTTATAACTTTATATTCCCGTGGAATCATACAAATGATGTGTCACCTCCTAAACGTTTTGTACTGTGCTGTACCAATTATTAAAATCTTATTGTAGATAGACAGATATAAATAATGCAGCATATATCTCATTTTCAATAAtgcaacaaatatttaaattgtattaataaATTTCACCTTAGACACCTTACAAAGTAGGTAatcaaacagtttattaaaaaaacaccgGCACAGTCTCTTAAAATGAGTACAAAACAATCCTTAAGAAAAGACAATATATACAACAGATATAATAAAGATTAAGTAGGCTACATCataaagtttaaaatcaaattccATTACAGGTGACAGTACAGCATGAAAGTATAAAGCACAGATTGTGGTTCTCAGAGTTGATTTCACACTTGGGTTTTGGGGGGCCCTTGCATCTGTTTTTCCAGCACAAATTTCACCAGTTTCTTGACCCAGGAAGACTGTGGATTCAGACACACCTTCTCTCCATTGGACAGTCCAGCGCTGCAGAAGACAAGATCACATTAAAATACTGGAAAATGTGAGTAGAATATCATTTTAGAGACACAAATATGTTGCGTTCACTTTtttgaatttgatgatgtcttcattttatatatagaggttacaggtgtttttaagtCTTTGGATAGGTTCACTGTTTTTGAGAAATATCCAAAGGTATAATTTACAAGATTTGAACCTTATAATTTTTTAGGGAtcgtaatgtaggacctttaatgaccactttctgaagctatatTGTGAAATaagtcacttttgtttatttgtgctgagATTTGAAAGAAGAGGTTGAACTTTGGGCCAGTTTTTGTTCTATCGGGACAGGGCCTGTAATAAATATCATCTATGACCTCCAGCTCAATGTTAAACTGTAGACTTAAAGGAATGTTGTGATCTCGTGTGAATGGAACCTTGTGAAATATCGAGATTATACAGAATATACAGATCACCCTGGTGCACCCTCTTTCTACTTGTAAAATCATTATGAATCAACATAATATGGACCTCCTAAGTTATAGTTTGTCACACACTAAATTCTTACAATAATACACAATATGAAATGACAAAAACTCTAATAACTATGATGTATTTTGACATTTAGAACATTTTCAGAAATAATATATTCTATCTTCTCTCAACCAGTTTCATAAGAGCGCAGTTTTGAGGAAGCTCTAACCCTGTTCTCTCTCAATCAGAATTGGATTATTTGCATTTATCACCATTCCTCGACGATGTAGTCATCTTTACGGAATCAGCGTTTCTGAATGTAGTAATTTGACGTAAACAGAAAAATGACCATGTTGTTCATTGTCTTTATTCATCTAAACCTATTGAGtaatttagacaggttttggcCCTTGACGTTGACATTATGGTTTTGTTGTATTTCGTATGTGATCTCTGATGTCTGTGTAAAATGAACAACTTCAACACAatttttaaacttgaaaaaaCTAGTCAAGATTATTCATAAAAATCCTAAGTATAATTATGTTAACACTGTTTCAATGAAATGAGTGGTTTaacctgtcataggcactttaaaGTAACTCACATGACTTCAGTGTGGGGACAGTGAGGTCCCTCTGGCACCAGTTTGATGCTCCTCAGACTGTCCGGGGGAATGATCCTGGACTCTACATGCAGACAGCGGCAGTGGCTGTTGTACTCCCTGTTTATCGGAGGCATGCCTGTAAAATACATCAATACAAGATGCTCAAATGCATAAGATGAATGATAAGCATGAGatcttttatatatatgtatacacacatttttgccatttttaatgattttgttaatatgttttgttttcaaccATGCATAAACTAGGAATTTGTGTATACTATACATCTTTAATTTAACTttactaaaaaagaaaataccaaTTGCATAGTATCTGGTTATATGTATATCTACAATAAGATTTTTCAATGCACGCTCCCATAATTATCATTCCTTGTACTAGCAATTCTCATAGTTTCACTTCTGACATGTTTTTAAGAAAAGTGAATGTCTTTTTACTTCCACAGAAGTGAAGTTTAAGGCAACAGGAGATGATGAAAGTATTCTAAACTTCTCAGTTCTCATTATGGCATCGCTGCATGTCCTtcctgaaaggtttttattctggactcttctcctttaatgttcattttatggtgattattagtgattatttatgttttgatttgttgtattgtgatttgaatgttttccttattctgtaaagcactttgaattactttgtgtatgaattgtgcaatacaaataaacttgccttgcctttttacACCTATGCTATAGCTTTGCAAAGATATtaacctaaaccaggtctacaaatctgcaatctgacagttaaacagcaaatcccACTATAGAATTCTTAGCTtccctccagctcaattttaaactataaagACATTATTGTCATGGTGTCACATGAACCCAACCTATTTTCAGTGAGATTGTAGTCAAATCCACGACCTCCCCAGTGTAAGCCATGTACATAAAGTATATTTAACGGCACTAGAATCGTTAGAGCCTATGTGGCGCTTTCCAGTTTAAGATTAGACCAGTATCAAAAATTGTGGTATCATCCAACTTTACTTTGACTGGtgtcaattctgtcaactggacaaaagttttagaatgaagacgtttcgatgctcatccaagccgcttcttcagttctggtcagatttctggtggacactgccttagtGGTGgatatctatttgaagggaggagctagcaacactgaaacacacctatttgtttgtggtttctgtttgttggctaaaTCTATTGAACTACCCTGTGAACTGTGACtgagtcatgttttaataatctAATGGGTGCTATCACacttattagcatactggctattgtttagatttaggtctgaggatggagttataaataagagataaattatgtctaagccCCTTATTACTGTTCGAAGATGGattgtttttcctaacaaaaatggccTCTTTGACTCCCCTCTCAGGGCAGTCCAGGCATGGATTatggactgagggattaaatgCAAAGTAACTTGCATTGTAATTTTCAGTAACATTTCACAactgttttaacacatttcaaaaagaGATAATGTTAATATTTCCTACCTATGCTAAAAAAAAgacttatataaataaatgtatcatTACTCACCGTAAGCAAGGACGAGGAGGGTCCCAAGCATCACCACAACGCACAGCTTCATTGTCCAGAAGATTCTTCCACTCAAAGTCAATGACAACTCTATGGCTGTAAGACTGCCACTGTTCTGATGAGTGCACACAGTCAGTATTTATACATACACTGGAGGTCATGTGTTGTTGATTTTACTGTAGATTCGAGAAAATGCTGTGATTGTGGTGGTGGGTGTGCGCTGGTTTCAGGTTGGTTCACATGTGCAGCAGCAGGAGACAATCATGGGACAGAGGGGCCTAGGGAGAAGTGACTCAAACAGCTTTACAGTAAGAATATTCATAACAAAACTGAATGAGGAAAATTGGTACTTTTAATTATTACTTAattcaaaaagaaaatgaaaatatatgagAATTTGAAAAATAATATAGTGTTTTGATAATGATAACGTGCACTATTGTGTTAACTCTTGCatacaccacatcaaaactggaatCAAACTGGGAATAAACCTGAAACCAAACCTGGATTAAAACAgtgctgaaccaggactggaccatgaTAGCTGTGCCCAGTAGTTTACCAAAACAGTCCAAAAATATAAGACCTATGCATTATTAGGCCTATCCTACAGTTTAGACACAAATCTAACTTTAAAGATCcgccatgtaacttttcaggtggagagtTCGCCACCtggagatattactgctttgATTGAAAAGTGCCACAGGATGGCATTAAAAGATGTATAccagtggaaacaagcagctacATGACCAAGTTACAGATGTGacctaaaagttacatagtacacctttaatttgACACATGATTTGTTagagaagaaaaacaagagTAGTTCAAAGCACAATGACTATATAAGGTCTTCATGCCAATGCCCaatgtattcatgggtttcaattTACTGTCGTATGCAAAATTTAAAAGACTTAAAggataatatttagttttaaattgttaatcgctatggcaacggtcctaatttttcatcattctgaaaccaatgGATACTCTTCAGATGCTGTGACAATTGACTGGTATCCTGTATGTTATGTGAGTATTTACCCCAAATTTAATCTAGATAAGCCTGTTAGTACATACagttaaatctattttttttcttgctatCTCTAGAGTCACTTTTGTTTGCCCTTAGAATTAGAATTAACCCATCAGCAGTTTTGAGTTGTGTAAGCAA
Proteins encoded:
- the cxcl19 gene encoding C-X-C motif chemokine 19, whose protein sequence is MKLCVVVMLGTLLVLAYGMPPINREYNSHCRCLHVESRIIPPDSLRSIKLVPEGPHCPHTEVIAGLSNGEKVCLNPQSSWVKKLVKFVLEKQMQGPPKTQV